A stretch of the uncultured Bacteroides sp. genome encodes the following:
- the rplK gene encoding 50S ribosomal protein L11, whose product MAKEVAGLIKLQIKGGAANPSPPVGPALGSKGINIMEFCKQFNARTQDKAGKILPVVITYYADKSFDFVIKTPPVAIQLLEIAKLKSGSAEPNRKKVAELTWEQVRTIAQDKMVDLNCFTVEAAMTMVAGTARSMGITVKGEFPGNN is encoded by the coding sequence ATGGCTAAAGAAGTTGCTGGACTAATCAAATTACAGATTAAAGGAGGCGCTGCAAATCCATCACCTCCCGTAGGACCTGCATTAGGTTCTAAAGGGATCAATATTATGGAATTCTGCAAGCAATTCAATGCCAGAACCCAAGACAAAGCAGGTAAAATATTACCTGTTGTTATTACTTATTATGCAGATAAGTCTTTTGATTTTGTTATAAAGACTCCTCCTGTTGCTATCCAATTATTGGAAATAGCTAAGCTAAAGAGCGGTTCTGCTGAGCCAAATCGTAAAAAAGTTGCCGAGCTTACTTGGGAACAAGTACGTACAATTGCTCAGGACAAAATGGTTGACTTAAACTGTTTCACTGTTGAAGCTGCTATGACAATGGTTGCTGGTACAGCTAGAAGCATGGGTATCACTGTAAAAGGGGAATTCCCGGGTAATAATTAA
- the rplA gene encoding 50S ribosomal protein L1, with the protein MGKLTKNQKLAAAKIEAGKAYSLKEASILVKEITTTKFDASLDIDVRLGVDPRKANQMVRGVVSLPHGTGKEIKVLVLCTPDAEAAAKEAGADYVGLDEYIDKIKGGWTDIDVIITMPSIMGKIGALGRVLGPRGLMPNPKSGTVTMDVAKAVKEVKQGKIDFKVDKSGIVHTSIGKVSFESEKIRDNAKEFISTLNKLKPTAAKGTYIKSIYLSSTMSLGIKIDPKSIEEI; encoded by the coding sequence ATGGGAAAACTGACAAAAAATCAAAAGTTGGCTGCCGCTAAAATTGAAGCAGGGAAAGCATACTCACTAAAAGAAGCATCTATTCTGGTAAAGGAAATAACCACTACTAAGTTTGATGCCTCGTTAGATATTGATGTACGTTTAGGTGTAGATCCACGTAAAGCTAACCAGATGGTGAGAGGGGTTGTTTCTCTTCCTCATGGAACTGGTAAAGAAATAAAAGTTTTGGTTCTGTGTACACCTGATGCTGAAGCTGCTGCAAAAGAGGCTGGTGCTGATTATGTAGGTCTTGATGAATATATAGATAAGATCAAAGGTGGATGGACAGATATTGATGTTATCATCACTATGCCATCTATCATGGGTAAAATTGGTGCTTTGGGTCGCGTTCTTGGTCCTCGTGGATTAATGCCAAACCCAAAGAGCGGTACAGTAACTATGGATGTTGCTAAAGCTGTAAAAGAAGTAAAACAAGGCAAAATTGACTTTAAAGTTGATAAAAGTGGTATTGTTCATACTTCAATTGGTAAAGTATCATTTGAGTCTGAAAAGATTCGCGACAATGCAAAAGAATTTATTTCAACTTTGAATAAATTGAAACCAACTGCAGCTAAAGGAACATATATAAAGAGTATTTATCTTTCTAGCACAATGAGTCTGGGTATTAAAATTGACCCAAAATCAATTGAGGAAATCTAA